A window of Coleofasciculus chthonoplastes PCC 7420 genomic DNA:
AACAAGAATTATTTTTTAGGGCAGCTTGGTAGTTTCATTCAATCCGCTGGGAAAGCCTTAGATGAGAAAACAAGCCAGAAGGATGCTTGTCAGGCTTGGCGGCGTCATTTTGGTGAAGAACGATTTCCTTTTGAATCTGAAGAATTCATCGAGAATTATTTTTATGTTGATATTAGATATGAATTGAAGATAGATTGCCTTGTTTCACAAAAAGGCTTTAGACCTCATTCATTAAAGCAAATGTTTTTAAATAGATTACCTTTGCTTAGAAATAAAACATTAGAATTTTATATTGTTGACTGTAATGTGCCAAAACCATTTCAAGTTAAATGGAAAGTTCGTAATGTTGGAAAGGAAGCAATAAGAAGGAATCAAATTCGAGGAGAAATTTTAGATGATAGTGAAAATCATAGAAGAATCGAATCAAGCAATTTCTATGGATCACATTTTGTGGAATGTTATATTATTAAAAATAATATTTGTGTAGCACGTTCCAGAATTAAAGTTCCAATTTCAGAGTAGCATAACTATGACTGTTATTTCAAGATAAGTGAAGTGTGACTGCTAGATTCACAGTTTGCAATCTGATTTAGCGATCGCATTTTATCCTTCAACATGAGAATATTATTCATCTGGAATAAACTCAGCCAGAAACAAAGCAAAATTCCTGTAATGCGGACATTTGCTCTTGCAATCGGGTAACTTCTCGATTGAGTGGTTCAGGGCATTGGGCTAGATTGCGAACTTGATTGATCCAAGTCTGTAATTCAGGTTTTAGTGCTTTATACAGTGTTTTAGGACAGGCAAGTAACAATATCGTTAGCCACTCGGCAAAGTTTATTTTTAAGCAGGTAAAATCCCCGGCTTTATCTAGCAAACTCCATTGTTTTGCGATCGCCACCTGATACTGTTGACTAGACACAACTTCCTGGACAATGGCAAACAAGGGATTGGCTTGAATCGCTTCTCGCAATGCTGGAAACATATCCGTTGCATAAGTAGATGATTGTAAAAGTGATGCGAACTCAACTGGAAGATGCTGCATAAGTGCTATAACTACTTCATCCAAAGAATTAGATTTCTCTAGCAAAACGGGTAATTTGTCTGCAAAATAAGGGGCTGCTATTGCACACCACTGTTGTGGAGTGAGAGCAACATGAAAGAAGGTTTCATATAACTCTTCTGTTTTCTGTAATAGGATATAGCCTCGACTGCGGTTTGTTGCCGGGTCAAGTGGCTCAAACGCTTGCCATAGAAGCGGTAATGGCACCCAATGTGGTGGATATTTGAATCGTGCCACATCGAGTAGAAGCACTAAATCTCGCTGTGGATGGTAGCCCCCAATGGGTGAAAAATGTCCGTCTCCAGTTTGTCCCAAAACTTTGCGGCTGTAGGCAGCAACCATGTGAGTACCATGGGTTGTAGAAGTAGTCTGTTGAACATCCTGCCGGAACTCGTCTAAGCTCCTCTCGGTATAACGGTAAGCGGATACCTTTGCGCCATTACAACGAGAGATGCAGACGAATTCATCCAGGGTAATGCCTGTTTCCTGAATCACTGGGAGAGATCGGCAGCAGTCCAGCATTTCCTCACCATACCAGCGCCATACCCCTCGCCAGATGCGTCCCGGATCGATTGCCAACGCATTCAGCACAACCACCATTGTTCCCAAACCGCAAAATGCAGGTTCGGCTTGGGTATGAAACTGTTCAGCAAGGGCAAAGTATCCTTCCATTCCTCCCAGTTCCAACGCTTCACGAAAAATTTGCCTCCCCTCAGTTGAGGAGAAGACAATGCAGGATTCTGGCAAAGGACGACGGTAAAATCCTTCAGTCTGAGCAGCCATAATCTCCATGATTGAGAAAGAATTGATGAACTACAGGTACGATGACTTTAGATGACTTATTTGAGGTGGTGCCACAGGCGTGCAAGATGCTTATCAACGTCGCGCTAACCCAGCGAAGACGGCACTTGTTGCGAACATAATTAAGCTATAGATGGCGGCTGGAATGGCTATGCTTGGCGTGTTTAAGAAAGTTGGTGCGCTGGCAATGGTAATGGCTAAAGTACCGTTTTGAATACCGACTTCTACCGTAATGGCTTTGGCGCTACGGATATCTATAGCAATCCTAAATTGATTGTGGCAATTTTCAAAACTGAAACCCTTGCTATACCTTGATTTCAAGCCGTCTACTTGTTGCATCCTATTTAGGATTGCTATAGCTTAGCCAAGGTAGCGAGTGTAAACCCCAGTAGCATTGTACTCATGTTTAAAGCGAGGGTAACCCAGCCCACTTTCAAGAAGAAGCTGGCAACATTAGCGCGTTCTGCTGCCAACAAACCCACGATAATTAGGGCTAAAAAGAATAGAGAGAGCCACTTAACCCATTTTTCTACCTGTGCGGCAAAACGAGGAGCGTAGTGGTGAATTACCATGCCTAATGTCACTGGAATCAGGGTAATAACAGCAATTTGAATGACTGTCATCAAGAAGGGTAGCTGTAGGATAGTAGACTCCCCCAGAAAACGCTGCATCGCTAGGTTAACGACCAAAGGAATCGTAAATACTGTAATCACGCTGCTAATTGCCGTCAGCGTAATGGATAGGGCAACGTTACCCTGTACTAAGTAGGTGACTAGGTTGGATGTGGGTCCACCAGGGCAAGCCGCTAAAACCATCACGCCAACCGCCAATTCTGGAGAAAGCGGGAAAAGGCTAGCGAGTAAAAAGCCTACGGCGGGCAGCATGATAAGCTGAGCAATGAGTCCGAGAATTGCGGCTTTGGGTTCAACTAATACCCGCTTAAAATCATCAACTGTCAACCCTAATCCCATACCCAGCATAATGATAAATAGGGCTAAGGGAAGAAAAATTGCGGTTAAAACGTTTGATTCCATTGCTCCTGTACACACTACTTACGTTGACAGCGCCCTTAGATAAGCCAAACTTTTCCCTGTTTGCCAGGAGTGAGTTTTACTAGAATTATCACCTTATGTCTGTGCTACACACTCGCAACCCTGTAAACTTTTGCAACAACTAGCGGTATTTTTGCATAAAAACCAAACGAGCGCTTCAAAAAGAGCAGTGTACTGATGACCCACTCAGCTTTAAGTCACGTCGCCGTTGAACAATACCCATGCACCCAATATGCGATCGCCCGATATTGTCGGTTGGGTTGAAGGATGAAACCCGACACTCATCACTGCTTCTCCACCTTTTAACTCTGGTGCGATCGCGTAATCGAGTCATGAGACTGGGATGAAACTGGCTAGGTGCAACTGTTTTGAGACCATAATAGGGGTAAGTGCTTTCAAGTGCCGTTTGAGGTACTGTTGTCAATGTCGAAAACTTCAGAGGTTTGAACGTTACCGCTATGGAAATCCAACGGGTTATCTTAAATAACATTGGGCTATTTGAAAACCTGGAAATTCCTTTAGCACCCACCGAGCAAAATCCCAGCAATATCACCGTCTTTGTTGGTAATAACGGCGCGGGTAAAACCTCTGTGCTGAAAGCCTTAGCAACCTCCCTGAGTTGGTTTACGGCTCGTTTACGCACAGAAAAAGGTAGTGGTAACCCTATCCCCGAAGATGCCATACTTAACACCGCCAACGCCGCCAGTATTGAAATAGAAATTTGTGATGCTTCTGGAACATCAGACAATCCGAATCAAAACGAGATCCAGCATCACTTCAAGTGGACTTTAGCCAAAAATAGAACAGGACGTAAATCCCGGTACACTAGCCATCTCAACGACTGCACTCGCTTAGCCAATCGTTATCGTGATGCCCTTACCCGTGATCACAAAACTCGCCTACCCATCATTGGGTTTTATCCTGTCGAGCGCGTCGTACTTGATATTCCCCTAAAAATTAGGACAAAGCATACCTTCTTGCAACTCGATGGTTACGATAATTCTTTAAGTCAGGGGGTTGACTTTCGCCGCTTTTTTGAGTGGTTTCGGGAACGGGAAGATACCGAAAATGAATCAGCAATGCCTGAAGATGTTCTCAACCAACTGAAACCATTATTGGAAACCAATCCAGACGCATGGCAACGGTTAAACGAACTCAATGCCTCAGCCAAAGATCGGCAATTAACCGCAGTTCGCACCGCCATTCGCCAATTTATGCCCCAGATGGATAATCTTAGAGTCCGTCGTAAACCCCGTCTCCACATGGCGATTGATAAAAACGGTGAAACGCTTAATGTCGCCCAACTTTCACAAGGCGAAAAATCTCTCATGGCTCTGGTTGGTGATATTGCTCGCCGTCTAGCCATGCTGAACCCTGCTCTGGAGAATCCTTTAGCAGGAGATGGTATCGTCTTGATTGATGAAGTCGATTTGCATCTGCATCCCTCTTGGCAACGCAGCCTGTGCGATCGCCTAATCGCAACGTTTCCCAATTGTCAGTTTGTGCTGACTACCCATTCACCTCTGGTGATCAGCGACTGTAAAAATGTTTTAGTTTACACCTTAACCAATGGTGAATTGCAACAATTGCCCTCTCAGTATGGGCAAGATGCTAATACTGTCTTATTAGATGTCATGGACACCAGCATCCGTAATCAGAAAATTGATGCTGAACTGAACGATCTGCTGGATGCCATACAAGATTTAAAGCTAACTGAGGCTCAACAACTACTCGCCAAATTAACTGAGGAACTACCCGCCAATCATCTGGAATTAGTCAAAGCCAAATTACTGATCCGTAAACAAGAATTGCGTCATGCGAACCATTAGTAAAGGGACTGAACCGTCCAGCTTAACAGCCTGGAAACGAGCAAACCCTCACGGACGCTACAACCAGTTAACTGAAGAGATTCGCCGAACTATTCGGCAATATGCTCTAGCAGAACAATTCTACCTTTGTGCCTATTGCTGTCAGCGCATCCAAAACATTGATGCTTGCCACAATGAGCATATAGAAGCTCAAAAATTGAATCCTAGACGCACAGTTGACTTTTCAAATATTGTCGCCAGTTGTAATACCTCTAATCAATGTGGTGATGCTCATAAATCCCAACCCCTACCCCTAACCTCACAAGGGTAGGTTTTTTAAGATTGCGGTTCAGGTAAGACAAGGAAGACAGGTAGACCAGTAGACAAGGAAGAGTGTTAACGAAAAATAGGGCGTTTCGGCTTTTTCCCGTTAGCTTGACCGAACCAAATTCTGTACGGTTTTCCCCCCTTGTCTACTTTCCTTCCTTGTCCCCCAAGTCTAGTCTCCACCCTTAAATAAAAAACCTACACCTGTCAGCTACCCCTAACTCCCCTGATGACAGAATGTGAAACAGAACTTCGCTTTAAAATTAGTGGTCGGGTAGAAGGGTTAAGCGAGCGGGCAATCGTCACGGTTCAAGTCTTAAACCTGGGAGATCA
This region includes:
- a CDS encoding phytochelatin synthase family protein; the encoded protein is MAAQTEGFYRRPLPESCIVFSSTEGRQIFREALELGGMEGYFALAEQFHTQAEPAFCGLGTMVVVLNALAIDPGRIWRGVWRWYGEEMLDCCRSLPVIQETGITLDEFVCISRCNGAKVSAYRYTERSLDEFRQDVQQTTSTTHGTHMVAAYSRKVLGQTGDGHFSPIGGYHPQRDLVLLLDVARFKYPPHWVPLPLLWQAFEPLDPATNRSRGYILLQKTEELYETFFHVALTPQQWCAIAAPYFADKLPVLLEKSNSLDEVVIALMQHLPVEFASLLQSSTYATDMFPALREAIQANPLFAIVQEVVSSQQYQVAIAKQWSLLDKAGDFTCLKINFAEWLTILLLACPKTLYKALKPELQTWINQVRNLAQCPEPLNREVTRLQEQMSALQEFCFVSG
- a CDS encoding AAA family ATPase, with amino-acid sequence MEIQRVILNNIGLFENLEIPLAPTEQNPSNITVFVGNNGAGKTSVLKALATSLSWFTARLRTEKGSGNPIPEDAILNTANAASIEIEICDASGTSDNPNQNEIQHHFKWTLAKNRTGRKSRYTSHLNDCTRLANRYRDALTRDHKTRLPIIGFYPVERVVLDIPLKIRTKHTFLQLDGYDNSLSQGVDFRRFFEWFREREDTENESAMPEDVLNQLKPLLETNPDAWQRLNELNASAKDRQLTAVRTAIRQFMPQMDNLRVRRKPRLHMAIDKNGETLNVAQLSQGEKSLMALVGDIARRLAMLNPALENPLAGDGIVLIDEVDLHLHPSWQRSLCDRLIATFPNCQFVLTTHSPLVISDCKNVLVYTLTNGELQQLPSQYGQDANTVLLDVMDTSIRNQKIDAELNDLLDAIQDLKLTEAQQLLAKLTEELPANHLELVKAKLLIRKQELRHANH
- a CDS encoding nucleotide-binding domain-containing protein, encoding MQWNFVCYRPTTPAFENLLEDYSKTNKNYFLGQLGSFIQSAGKALDEKTSQKDACQAWRRHFGEERFPFESEEFIENYFYVDIRYELKIDCLVSQKGFRPHSLKQMFLNRLPLLRNKTLEFYIVDCNVPKPFQVKWKVRNVGKEAIRRNQIRGEILDDSENHRRIESSNFYGSHFVECYIIKNNICVARSRIKVPISE